The Primulina huaijiensis isolate GDHJ02 chromosome 10, ASM1229523v2, whole genome shotgun sequence region AAACATGTAATGAATGACTCAAACTTGCATTTAGCAGTAAACTATTATGTACAATGGTTTACACTATGAAACATACCTTTCCTGAGATACTGGATAAAcatagaagttttaaaaataaaacattcataTGTTGATTGGTTCTCTGATTTTTACATATACACAGATATGAAGGTAGTGCTCAGGATTCATCAAATTGTTTGCTATCCAGGCAAATGGAATTTCCATTTTTGGCTTGATTCCCTGAATCCGGACAAGCTTGATCTCGGCATTGTCTGATAGGGACCCTGCACGTTCACTAGATACTTCTGCAGTATCTTCAGGACCTGCTGAGCTACTTGCCTCTTCCGATCTAAGTTGTTCTCCAACCTCTTCTACACGTTGATTGGCATAAATTGAGGATTTATCCGCAAATAACTCAGGTAACAGAGCTTTTACCGCATCGTACAAGGTGAAGCAATTTCCTGCAATATGAGACATGTATAAATGTTTTTACACGGGGGCCACTTGATCATGTAATAATTTGTTCCAATGAACAATGCTGGAAGGGAAAAGTCCCACCGAAGCTCAGTTAATTTAAACTACAGGTAAATGACATATATCTTTGATGTATTTGCCCATTTTGCTAACACACCTAGGACCTGGATATTGGCACGAGAACAATAACATCAATGAAgcaattttttacaattttatggcAGAAGGATGTAATAGTGGTTCTCCTATTGAGAGGTTTGGCGAGTATGGATGGACAAACATCCGAAGGTGGATATGATTTACCCTAAGAAACACATTACTTTaccattaactttttatttttgggCTACGCTGATCAAGGGGTATAAGAGCTCACAGACTAGCAATCGACTCAAGTTCCACAAGGAGTGCAACAGTGAAAAGCTCATAAAACATTCATTACATCCATGaattatgaattaattatatGACACATGCCATCGATGTCATCCTCACCATTAGCCTCCACAGGATGATTTATGTAAGAGATTTTGTCCCAGTTATCGACACTATGAGAATCTTCTAAATAATCAATATCTTCAACAATACTCCGAAGGTACAACCGAACTGGAATTCTACCTGATAAGAGAAACCAAACATAGTGATTAATTACAAATTGTAAGCTCATAAGGAGATGTTAAGAGATTCAAAAACAAAGATAGGCATGCAACATATTTCCTACTTGAAAACAGTGTTGAGGTAACCTTTCTGGTGCTAAAAATCAATCCAAGGGTGTAAGGCAACTAAAACTGAGATTTGCATTGCCACCACTGTTGCACTACCAAATGCCGATCAAGTAatctattaatttta contains the following coding sequences:
- the LOC140986162 gene encoding autophagy protein 5-like; protein product: MNMSQSDQAELWLSVLKGRMEVYRGVSSKLKLDVVGDEFSFKLNSSSSKAFQGINDSNATAPTRTGRIPVRLYLRSIVEDIDYLEDSHSVDNWDKISYINHPVEANGNCFTLYDAVKALLPELFADKSSIYANQRVEEVGEQLRSEEASSSAGPEDTAEVSSERAGSLSDNAEIKLVRIQGIKPKMEIPFAWIANNLMNPEHYLHICVYVKIREPINI